The following are from one region of the bacterium genome:
- a CDS encoding GAF domain-containing protein: MIEKKEKFETILAKIKDVTAGNDSRDEKLNAVCQLLYGGLPYYNWVGFYLTDETGKNLMLGPYLGAPTEHVKIAFGQGICGQAAERKETFVVQDVSKETNYLSCSIKVKAEIVVPIFKGEKIAGELDIDSHTANPFTQEDKLYLEKICGELKKIF, from the coding sequence ATGATCGAAAAAAAGGAAAAGTTTGAAACGATCTTGGCAAAGATCAAAGATGTCACGGCCGGCAATGACTCCCGGGATGAAAAACTCAATGCTGTGTGCCAGCTGCTTTACGGCGGTCTCCCCTATTATAACTGGGTCGGATTCTACCTCACCGACGAGACCGGGAAGAATTTAATGCTTGGACCTTATCTGGGCGCGCCGACCGAGCATGTTAAGATCGCGTTTGGCCAGGGGATCTGCGGCCAGGCCGCCGAGCGCAAGGAAACATTCGTGGTGCAGGACGTTTCCAAGGAAACAAATTACCTGTCATGCAGCATAAAAGTGAAAGCCGAGATCGTCGTGCCGATATTCAAGGGCGAGAAAATAGCCGGCGAGCTCGACATCGATTCGCATACCGCCAACCCGTTCACCCAAGAGGACAAGCTTTATCTGGAAAAGATCTGCGGGGAATTAAAAAAGATATTTTAA